In one Leishmania major strain Friedlin complete genome, chromosome 21 genomic region, the following are encoded:
- a CDS encoding putative small GTPase yields the protein MDTRMKDLSFKVVLLGEGRVGKTSLISRYVHNAFDEKEASTVQASMHSSKAVPINDASSAPGAIREVDLALWDTAGQERFHALAPMYYRNADGAIIVYDVTDADTLRKVRTWAKELYAVVGEGKIQLVLCGNKADTPLAEREVSEGEGAAMAAELGASHFFASAKTGQNVAEVFSAMATQVARSREVTGMGGGVAAGGSSGSSGGGAYTGISGRTPSRSRARRGLMVVTEDGEAVTPGRSSPCEGRVYGGITPPRAHRYGSSGTNQPITLSADGSPDAAAAANKSGCC from the coding sequence ATGGATACGAGAATGAAGGACCTCAGTTTCAAGGTTGTGCTTCTCGGCGAGGGCCGTGTTGGCAAGACGTCGCTCATTTCGCGCTACGTGCACAACGCGTTTGATGAAAAAGAGGCAAGCACGGTGCAGGCGAGTATGCACAGCTCCAAGGCGGTCCCCATCAATGACGCTAGCAGCGCCCCCGGCGCCATCCGAGAAGTGGACTTGGCGTTGTGGGACACGGCGGGACAGGAGCGCTTCCATGCACTCGCGCCAATGTACTACCGTAACGCCGATGGGGCCATCATCGTGTACGACGTCACCGACGCTGACACGCTACGCAAGGTACGCACGTGGGCCAAGGAGCTCTACGCCGTTGTGGGGGAGGGCAAAATACAACTCGTTTTGTGCGGGAACAAGGCGGACACCCCGTTGGCAGAGCGGGAGGtgagcgagggcgagggggcggCTATGGCGGCAGAGCTGGGCGCCTCGCATTTCTTCGCAAGCGCGAAGACGGGGCAAAACGTAGCGGAAGTGTTCAGTGCAATGGCGACACAGGTTGCGCGTAGTCGCGAGGTCACCGGCAtgggcggtggtgttgctgctggtggcagcagtggcagcagtggcggggGTGCCTACACCGGCATCAGTGGTCGCACACCGTCGCGCTCGCGTGCACGGCGCGGGTTGATGGTGGTGACGGAAGACGGGGAGGCGGTGACTCCAGGCCGCAGCTCCCCGTGCGAAGGTCGCGTGTACGGCGGCATCACCCCACCCCGGGCCCACCGCTACGGAAGCAGTGGCACCAACCAGCCGATCACACTTAGCGCCGATGGCTCCCctgacgcagcggcggcggccaacaAAAGCGGTTGTTG